The DNA sequence TTTTACAACAGCAGAGCCATTGGTTCCTTGAAGCTCGGAAACTGCTTTAGCATCCTCGAGTGGTTCCATAGTTGTAAGTGAATCGACTATGTCATCATGTTGGCACTCCCGCCTGTAATCCAAGGTAATAGTTTGCAACTCATGGCTATCGATGACCTCTTGCGGCATACTCTGTCACAGAAAGAAATGCATGATAAAGTCGAGTCCATCAAAAGAACATGTTCAGATTCTTTAATCTTCCTACTCGGGAGTATCATATGACCATCCTTGATTCAAAGCACAAACTCATGGTTATCCTTGATTCAAATCATAAACTCATGGGTACTGAAGGCTTTTGAAGTGATTCAAAGCATCATCACACTTAGTTTACAAAATAGATTAGAAAAGGACCACAGCAATtccaaaggaaaaaaggaagtaCTGGGTAACTTCTACTAACCTCTAAAACCCATCCAATGTAGGTGACATTATTAACATGCTGGTTCATGTCCAGATCAGCTCTTCTGGGCTGCAAAAAGATCGAAAGCGTACTCAGATCTACGACTCATAGTTCATAGAATTTAGATGAGCATGATCTTACCACAAGTCCCACTTTGGAAGACTGAGCAGGATCTTCCAGTTTTGGTATTTTTCTCAAGCTACTACTGTTCTCCTCTGGAATTGCTAATCTACAAATGCCAAAAAAAGACCGATTTAATATGCATACACACATTCTTTCTGCTGTAGTAGATAAAGTAACAAAAGTAAGCACCACTTCCATGCAATACAACTGActtgaagaatttatttttcgatcagtaaacaaaattttattgagaatagAAATAAAcaagagcccaagtacacgggacacaTACAAGAGCGTCATCAATGCATGGTAatctagtgatacaagaaattcatgaaagttcatgccattaaaatcaattataacCGGCTCAAGGAGTAAAGTATTCAAAAAGAAAGTTCTAAGTTCATTCATTGACCGCTCacgatcttcaaaacttcttttgttcctctccctccaaaacACCCCTTAGGCATAATGGGACCATCTACCAAATTGTTGCAATCTGTGGGTGGGCTACTCTGAAGGCCTCTCCAAGATGCTAGAAGATCGAACGCCATTTTCTGCGTTACCCAAGCAAGTCTCACTCTAATAAAGAAGTCATTTTATAGGGATGTAGCAATCTCACAGTGAAGTAGTAGATGATCAATGGACTATTGAGACCCAATAGTGTTTTCCTTGGGGTAGAGGTGTTTCAAAGCTTACCTCTTTCAATCCATGCATTAACTCAGCATATTCTCCTTCATAATGCATGGGATATAGAAATATAAGCATGTGCTTGCATGTGAAAAGTCGAGTCCATTTATGACAAGTGTCTAAATATCCAATACAATTGACTGGATCTTTTCTGATCACTTGATAATTTATGTGACTGGGACAATTTACTTCACTGTGAGATCGTATGTGCATTGTGTAGTGACCTACTTCAGTTGGGTTGGAATGACTTGGGTCATGCCTAGAAGAGTAGTGGAGCTTTTCTATAATTGGAGAAGGCTAGATGGCAGCCCACAAATTGCAGCAGTGCGGAAGATGGCCCCTATATGCCTTATTTGGTGCATATGGactgaaagaaatgatagaatcTTCAAGGACTGCAGATGGACGACAGATGAGCTCATGAATGTCTTCATTCACAGTCTTCTCTTATGGACTATACCTATAAACTTTAATGGTCCTAGTCTACCTTATTTTAAGaatctttttcttctactagCTACTAGGCATCTCTCATGTGTACCACCATGGTACTTGGGTTGAGCCACTGTGCCATTATTAATAAAAGCTTCTTACTTGATGACGATGTTTGCAAAAGATCCCACACAGATATCTGCGCGGGACAACCAACCTGGTGGTTCGGGAATAAGACCAGATGATAAATATCTTGTCAAAGACATACGCTCAACTCAGCCAGAAAGCTACTACATTCCTCAgcagacaaataaaaaaaatatgcgatTAAATTAAGCACAACACTTAAATCACATATCCTAGTATCACTGTTACTTTTCCAATCTGTTACTTAGAACTCAAGCATCATTAAAATGTTTATCATTGTAATGACAAattcaaattctcaaaaaattGCCTTTCCAGCACTGTATGCTAATATATAATGAtacatttgaaaatttaattcttcaatttacttttaatgatttagtcatttttttttatatcagtgGAGACTAGTCCGTTTATATTAACTACAACCTAATCTCATACTTAGAGGACTCCTTTTGGGTGGGTTAGGAGTTAACTTATTCGGCCTCTTCCACCTCTCCTCTCTCCTCTTAAAAAACTAGGCCCAAACAAATCTTTCTACGATTTAATGCATTTCCAGCTGCTTCCGCTATAATTTCAAGATGCCCTCTTGTGGGTTGACTAAGAAAGTTTCCACATCGAGATTTAGTGCCTTGtactgattaaaaaagtgactattagtgtattggtattttttttatattttttaaaaaaatttagaaatgttaaaaaaaatatgaataagaaaaattaaaaaaattaaaaaagtgaattttgcCTAGGGGGCACGACCAGCGGTCACTGCTGGGCGGCACCCTAGCAGCACTCCTTTTCCACTATATATTGGGCCTACAGCAAACAAAAAATCCCTACCTGAGTTCACGAGGACAGTAAACTAAATACTCTTCCCGGACGTCATCACTAACTTTCTGAAGTCGTCTGGTTTCTTGGTTCATCATAACCCACTTGCTGAAACATGAGGTTCACATGACAAACTATGAGAATGCATCTCAAATTAAATAGACAAAGTTAGACAAGATGTCAAGTACTGCTAAAACGTTAAGTTCTTGAGTTCAACTGAAAGCAAATATTCAATAACTTCTGCAAAGGTAATctataaatcaaaataagattgatcaactgataaaaaaaaatatttagacgatacaaaaaggaggaaaaaaaaattttttgacaagtcaaaaaggaggaaaaaataaagatggaTAACTAATACCAGAATGCCCAACTAACAAGGAAAATTGACAAGAAAATGGAGCACCAGAAGGAACAAAAGAAAAGGGTTAAGAAATTTTCCAGCAAGAAGTGCCAGAAATGGAAAAACGATGGGAGgacgtgtgagagagagagagagagagagagagagagaggatagaaTTTATAGACTAATTGATAGATAAGTTTTGTCAAGGTCCAAAACAACTCTGCAGTATTTCCAATAATCCACAAGGAAGTGACTCAGGACTTGCATGTCAGAGAAAGGAAGTTTGGATGAAATCTGGTTAATTTTAGTGAtgcatataagaaaaaaaaaaaatccccataatataaaaaaagatgctCTCATTCTATGTTGTCACAATATTCATTAACCTTGTAATTCTAGCTTGCAAATGAAAGACGGTAAAACAAAGAGCAGCGTAACATGCACCTTGTGGCTCTACCAATTACTCGACCAGTAGCATAATCCTTGACTATCCAATCACGTCTGGTTCCAATTCTTCCATCCCCTTGGCACCATGTTTCAATTTCAACTACATCACTCCTATCACATAGACccatatattaaaacaaaacttacTTATCATGTAAGAATTCCAGTATCAAAATTAtagtaaagaagaagaagaagaagaagacgaggaAAGCTCACCAAGCTGGGtatttatagatttcaatgTGCATGCGAGCTGTCACCCATATGAGATTCAATTTCCGCATTGTGGGGGTCGTCGCAAAACCATCGGTCGAATATCCTACACTCTGAGCATGATTGCAACCGACCTCCTGCATCACAAATTTCGAAGGAAATAATTATATTGGGATTTTTCGAGAGAAGCCGGTCATCCTTCATTTAGGTGAAAGGCATCTCTCCACTGTGCCAAGATGAACGACTAATTGCAAAATTGAATCCTTTTTTCTGAAATGGAAACCACAGCTACATTTGATAGCGCAtcagagggagaaagagagaaagggagagagagaacttcCTATTTCTGGATTGTTGTGAACGCAGAGCCAAGTACCCAACTAGCACACAACCCGACGGGGAAATTAAAAGCAGATTAAAATGTTCAAGCATCAATAGTCTCAGTGAGGAGCGATGTCGAGAAAGTCAACAACAAAGCAAGCAGCATACCGAGTTGAATCCATGCAAGATATCCAGTTGCTAGACCTCAGAAATTTGCCCCAAAAAGACACAATGGACTCGACACTAAATTGCTAACAGAAATGGGGATACGGGAGAGATTTAAAACAATACacaattgcaaaaaaataaaaatccaaaatttgccAGTGTCACCcgtaaaagaaaaacttttacaATTCGGATTTTCACAGatgcaaataaaagaaaggTGCAAAATCAACGATACCCAGTTGATAAAACCCCATAAAAAAaactacctataaaaaaaatccataaaaaaaactacatacgatcttcaaaataaaaaactaccACCCGACGTGAATGTGACTGACAACATCACCAACAAACcccaaaaatttaatttcccaGAAACCACTAAAAAGTTGAAATCAAATAAAACCCAATTGAACgaaatatgttttttgtttttttctaacCTGCAAGAGATTTGCAATGGTTTCAACAGTAGCAGTCTTGTTGATCCCGACCTCATAGCATCTCACTATGAACCTCTCCTTATAGGACAACCCGTCCTCCGTCAAGCTCCCCAGCCTCAACCTGTCCGCCAGGCTCCCCGACCCCGACCCCGGCAACCGAACCATCCCTAAATCCGCCCCGACGACCCCGCTTCCACTTCCTACTCCGCCCCGGTCAGACAAGACAGCCAGGACCCGAGGTTTATACAGATGCCGGCAGGAAACGACGGGGTTTCTCAGGGGAGTGAAAGTAGGCCCGGCCACAGGCCGGCCCAGGAAGCTGCATTGGGCCAGGGCTTGAATTTGATCATTGAGGACATTGCAAGAGACCTTCAAcatcttctctccctctctctctcacttccaaaacaaaaccagTTCGTCggtgttttatgtgtaatttttactGCTTTTAATTGTTGGAAAGGTTCTGGGGACTCCAGTTTGACCCAGGAAGAGAAGTCGAAGATACCATTACAGCATGAGAGAAGGGAACTGGATCTAATTGGATCGGAAGAGATAAAGGAGGCGAGCGGGGGAGTGTGTTGCTATGGAGTTGACCGTTTAGGTTAGCGAATGTGAGCAAAGTAGAGACGAAAGCGACTTTATACAGAGCACGTGGTGCCCCCGCCGATTTTAACCGCCGCCTCCTCCACTCGCAACTtgcatttatttatagttttacgtttttctttctaaaaaaaaaaatatatatcacaaCTCCCCCACCTAATGGACTTCAAAATTTTAATCGTCCTCaccaattaaaacaaaaagagttctattaaattaaaaaaaatagaaaaataaattttttaaattaatatgcctatatataaaatatttgatttgtaaattttatttaatgagattttttcatgaattaaatatttaacaaacGAGTAATGCTATGTATAATTTTAAGATAGGTAAGTcaaatgtatttatttaaaaaaaaaaaagtcaattattaaaaaaataatttttttaaaacaaaatacgtGAGACTGGTAAACTCTAGAATTGCATACATCACTTTTCttatcttatcaaatatatcaaAAGTTATGAGTTATATAAGTGTCATgcatttcttttaagaaaaaataaatttttttattaaaaaattaattttttatgtgatttctaaatttacttaattttttcaaaatataaataaataaaatatttacacatcCTATCACTAAATATCACTTCGAGTTTTGCTACATAACTTTCACCAGActctacattttatattttttttaatctttaatatttttttaaaattttttttgagtttattctttttaaattatttcaaattttttattcattattcatataataatatttgataaaagaaaaaaataataaaaattaaaaaaaaatatggagtgtagagtgttaggaagttgtgaagattttttgttatatatttatattttgagacTTGTAAAGTACaggtaattaatttgatatatcaatttatgtatcgatattgatataattttttttattaaaaaaataaaaattttattttgggagaataaaaagttatttatctcatgataattatttttgtcttaaTTCATACTGTTTCATTTAACGGATGCCTTACATGTCAGCATCAATGCACGGTTTGGTACTCAAATTTACTTGGAGGAAGactttttcttatgtttttatctaaattctgttttttttttaaatatgttaatatctaaaaaaaaatatgttagaaATTATTGTTAATACTTCTGTTGCGATCTTTAGATCTTTTGTTGAGATATGATTTCACAAAATCTTTTCCTTCCATTTGAGGAAgattgacagttttttttttcaccatcCATTATCTCAAATGTATTAACTGCCTTACAAAAGAAATCTTCcaatatatttactttcagagtgaaagtttgtgtttttttatggtTACTAAAATCTGGGAGCAGACTTCTCTCAACAAATAGAAAATCCTCTAGCTGTTGGTTGTTGGGTAGTTTTCTATAATCTAGAAGGCACATCTGAGATCTGTTTTTAGAGGACCGAGTCACCAACGTTCAAGAGGAGATCTGATATAATGGTTTAATATTGTAGATGGCTTGAATTTATCACTTTAAAGAGAGCGAGATTTTCATGCCTCAGTCCAAGttgatttcatttgaatttttcatttcattgtaatttttcattttattattatgtatttcacTAAGTTTTTTTTCTCCTCAGCAAGATAAGCATATCATATACTAAAACTAAACAGTTACAAAGATACAAGAGTCAGTGGAATGAGAGTCCCCAACAATCATACCAAAGTAAGcaaaagcaacaccaacaccaaaataaaaacaaagagaaaaataaaaaaagcggGTTATTAAGTCAAAAGATTGACTCCAACCCATTTTCACAAGGAGAAGCAGCTTTAAAGCAGTTTTAACATAGTCTGATAAAATGGGGTAGTTTATGAACacagataaaaatatataattaaacttaACAAACAAgtatttgtataattaatatatcaatgaGGAGTGTGTAACTAGGGAAgttcaaagaaagaaatttatgcAATTTGTAAAGCAATTAGGAAGTAGCTAGGGtgtaactaggggtgtaaattggtCCGGTTCAATCCGGTCCAGTTTGGGGGGTGATGGACTCATCATTTtcttcggaccggaccgaacatccatagagatcggactggaccggtagttatcggtccagtccggtcggTCTGTTAAGTCcggcctaattattttttattttttttttaattttttgaataaattaaaaaaattatttaaattactaaattaaaattaagtgaattattaatgtggattatataactaactcattaaaaaattattttatatggtcaaatataataaattagataaaaattacatcattaatttaaataattactatataaaaaataatatattaaattattaaaaatactttttaaatatatataagagttcGATCCGACCTGGTCCAAAATTTATTGATACTGAGACCGGATTAAATTTTTTCGGTCTACAATATATAGAACTGAGACCGATTGATTTGAAGTTCAGTCTGGTCCGAACTGAATGGACCGAATTCTTTAGTGTAACTTTGGTTTCTCCGAATCAGTAAGTTGTGCATGTCGTATAATTTACTTCAAAAGAGGGAACTAACTAATCCTAAGAAATCTTgaccatattaaaaaaataaaaatttgaccTTGGCACATATATTTAGAGTAATGcttgttataatttttagatataCAAATCTTACGtactttatttgaaaaagtatgatttattattaaaaaaatatttttttttttatataaatctcatatttatctttcttttatacTACCGAATGTGATGTAGATGATGGACCAATACGTGAAAGTACATAGTTTGATAGGCGGTAGGAGGAAGCCAGTATTTGATTAAAGACAATTCATGACTATGGAGAGAAATgttagatatataaataaaaattggaaaaaaagttTACAATAACATGATGTATTTTGATCAtgtaatatgtttattttattttatttttatctctcttACAACCTAACATTTCGTATTGTgaatattacaattttaatttCACCTATATATAAAGTAGTTGTTCTCATTTACGCttcgtttggatatagaaacgatttcattttatcttatcttatctcatcattctaacttttttaagttttcacataaatataataaataattcaacttttttaaattttaaaataataataatattctaataatattttattcaacttttaatttttatctaaaatcatctcatctcatattactATCCAAATGATGCCCTATACatccctaaaaaaaaagtttcaatttgTATTGGCccaaactatttatatttttaagtttcgcactcttatatatattgttttttaattttattttttatatttccgTGGTGACGTTTTACTATTTTAgcctattaattttatattattattatattcttgaACACGTGTCACATGTTTATTAGTGTCACATCGCAAAGTcatctttaatttaatttataaacggaATATAGTAATAGAGCCATAGACAGTAAGTAGgagtgataaaataaaattaaaaagataaactaCATGTAAATTAAACCACCTtaagagcactcccaatgatttttttatcttatcatttaaaatatatcatcaaaatctacttttttctattttacatattaatttttacaatataatatacatcaacttatctattttttctttatattatttaaatattatattttataatattttttattcatttcctaTTTTTTCTCTAACTATGAATAATGTCCtcctatcatttaatatttacaatattttcccatatttatttatcttcctCCTTACTTCTCTCTCTTCGAAAACCAGAAATCACTACCTCTTAAACAGaagctaaaaaaaatatggaactCAACATCAACTAGTTTCCGATTTGAACCCAACCCCACCACTTCATGTTCCTCCAATCCTCCAATCCACCAAAATCACCTT is a window from the Juglans regia cultivar Chandler chromosome 7, Walnut 2.0, whole genome shotgun sequence genome containing:
- the LOC109013822 gene encoding oleoyl-acyl carrier protein thioesterase 1, chloroplastic-like; this encodes MLKVSCNVLNDQIQALAQCSFLGRPVAGPTFTPLRNPVVSCRHLYKPRVLAVLSDRGGVGSGSGVVGADLGMVRLPGSGSGSLADRLRLGSLTEDGLSYKERFIVRCYEVGINKTATVETIANLLQEVGCNHAQSVGYSTDGFATTPTMRKLNLIWVTARMHIEIYKYPAWSDVVEIETWCQGDGRIGTRRDWIVKDYATGRVIGRATSKWVMMNQETRRLQKVSDDVREEYLVYCPRELRLAIPEENSSSLRKIPKLEDPAQSSKVGLVPRRADLDMNQHVNNVTYIGWVLESMPQEVIDSHELQTITLDYRRECQHDDIVDSLTTMEPLEDAKAVSELQGTNGSAVVKENIEDSRQFLHLLRLSGDGLEINRGRTEWRKKPAR